One part of the Aliivibrio fischeri ATCC 7744 = JCM 18803 = DSM 507 genome encodes these proteins:
- a CDS encoding site-2 protease family protein, whose protein sequence is MELLSIDFLGQPLRLEGSMAGWQQLFWSNTLVAQHAASADHNDHYHHEFQLTQGEKIITCQLEAKVTWQPFLIEYCVMIDGELVAEGSRNEKDIEKQVPHTPIKAERKFSLIGLVSLGMKALKSAKLIKVVLASASLAAYSWLFSIEFALSLIACLMFHEYGHIKAMKYFGMKTKGIYLIPFLGGLALSDEKINTRWQDVVISIMGPFFGLILSLILMVVYWITGEMFFAGLAVFNAFLNLFNLLPILPLDGGHVLKSISFSMNSKLGIFLCALAAVGGVILSYQLGLALFGFLLIMGSLEIVFEWRGRHQSHLLPLDRYGQIISSVWYIGLVSSLIGIIWYFASSGDALLQLPMQILGT, encoded by the coding sequence ATGGAATTATTATCTATCGACTTTTTAGGTCAGCCACTTCGTTTAGAAGGCTCAATGGCAGGTTGGCAGCAATTATTTTGGAGTAATACTCTCGTTGCTCAACACGCTGCATCAGCTGATCATAATGATCACTATCATCATGAGTTTCAGTTAACTCAAGGTGAAAAAATCATCACTTGTCAGTTAGAGGCCAAAGTGACTTGGCAACCATTCCTTATTGAATACTGCGTAATGATTGATGGTGAGTTAGTAGCAGAAGGCAGCCGTAACGAAAAAGACATTGAAAAACAGGTTCCGCATACTCCTATTAAAGCCGAGCGTAAATTCAGTTTAATAGGGTTAGTTTCATTAGGAATGAAGGCATTAAAAAGTGCCAAATTAATTAAGGTTGTTTTAGCTTCTGCAAGTCTTGCTGCATACTCGTGGTTATTCTCTATTGAATTCGCTTTATCTTTGATCGCCTGTTTGATGTTTCATGAGTATGGACATATAAAAGCGATGAAATATTTTGGAATGAAAACCAAAGGTATTTACCTTATACCATTTTTAGGCGGTTTAGCTCTGAGTGATGAGAAGATAAATACGCGATGGCAAGATGTTGTTATCTCGATTATGGGGCCATTTTTTGGTTTAATCCTTTCGCTTATTCTTATGGTGGTATATTGGATAACAGGGGAGATGTTCTTTGCTGGTCTTGCTGTATTTAATGCATTCTTAAATTTATTTAATTTATTACCAATACTCCCATTAGATGGTGGGCACGTTTTAAAAAGTATTAGCTTTTCAATGAACAGTAAGCTTGGTATTTTTTTATGTGCACTTGCTGCAGTTGGTGGTGTCATATTAAGTTACCAATTAGGCCTAGCACTATTTGGTTTTTTACTTATTATGGGGAGCTTAGAGATTGTATTTGAGTGGCGAGGTCGTCATCAAAGTCATTTATTACCACTGGATCGATACGGACAAATTATTTCATCGGTTTGGTATATAGGGTTAGTGAGTTCTTTAATTGGTATTATTTGGTATTTTGCAAGTAGCGGTGATGCTTTATTGCAATTACCTATGCAAATATTAGGAACTTAA
- a CDS encoding putative quinol monooxygenase translates to MIHLTAQFCAKAGKEEALHQLLTAILAPTRNEKGCLRYCLFQDQSDNHKFLFQEQFADQNAFDSHCKETHFTDLIANLDGLLEEEPKITFYNAIEA, encoded by the coding sequence ATGATTCACTTGACTGCACAGTTCTGCGCTAAAGCTGGAAAAGAAGAAGCATTACATCAACTACTAACAGCAATATTAGCTCCTACTCGTAACGAAAAAGGCTGTCTTCGCTATTGTTTATTTCAAGACCAATCAGATAACCATAAATTTTTATTTCAAGAACAGTTTGCTGACCAAAATGCTTTTGATTCACATTGTAAAGAAACACATTTTACTGATTTGATTGCTAACCTTGATGGTCTTTTAGAAGAAGAACCAAAAATAACGTTTTATAATGCTATAGAAGCATAA
- a CDS encoding phosphatase PAP2 family protein gives MKSLITVGLVFSLMAPSYRAQAEEKQSGDLAADIGAVGIPVIAGSIALYKEDYDGFWMFAKGATYTLAATQALKYTVKEERPNGEDNLSFPSGHSSSAFQGASYLQFRYGWEYGVPAYIGASLVGYSRVENEHHYWRDVIAGAVLATTIQYLVTDKYLDSNSVMIAPVISDEQVGIAASFSF, from the coding sequence ATGAAATCGTTAATAACGGTAGGGCTAGTTTTTTCATTAATGGCACCAAGTTACCGTGCTCAAGCAGAAGAAAAGCAATCTGGAGATCTCGCTGCAGACATTGGTGCGGTTGGGATTCCTGTTATTGCAGGCTCGATAGCTTTATATAAAGAAGATTACGATGGCTTTTGGATGTTTGCTAAAGGTGCTACTTATACTTTAGCTGCAACACAAGCGTTAAAATATACGGTAAAAGAGGAGCGACCGAATGGAGAGGACAATTTAAGTTTTCCATCTGGGCATTCATCGTCTGCATTCCAAGGTGCTTCATACTTACAGTTCCGTTATGGTTGGGAATATGGGGTTCCTGCTTATATAGGGGCGAGTTTAGTTGGATATTCACGTGTAGAGAATGAACACCATTATTGGCGTGATGTAATTGCCGGTGCAGTATTGGCGACAACCATTCAATATTTGGTTACCGATAAGTACCTTGATTCAAATAGCGTCATGATTGCACCAGTGATCAGTGATGAACAAGTTGGAATCGCAGCATCTTTCTCATTTTAA
- the rplT gene encoding 50S ribosomal protein L20, with product MPRVKRGVQARARHKKVLKQAKGYYGARSRVYRVAFQAVTKAGQYAYRDRRNKKRVFRQLWIARINAAARQNEMSYSRFINGLKKASIEIDRKILADIAVFDKVAFAALVEKAKAAL from the coding sequence ATGCCTCGCGTAAAACGTGGTGTACAAGCTCGTGCACGTCATAAGAAAGTTCTGAAACAAGCTAAAGGTTACTACGGTGCACGTTCACGTGTTTATCGTGTAGCTTTCCAGGCGGTAACTAAAGCAGGTCAATATGCTTACCGTGACCGTCGTAACAAAAAGCGTGTTTTCCGTCAACTTTGGATCGCTCGTATCAATGCTGCAGCTCGTCAAAACGAGATGTCTTACAGCCGTTTCATCAACGGTCTTAAGAAAGCATCTATTGAAATCGATCGTAAGATCCTAGCTGACATCGCTGTATTCGACAAAGTAGCATTCGCTGCTCTAGTTGAAAAAGCGAAAGCTGCTCTTTAA
- a CDS encoding ribbon-helix-helix domain-containing protein, with translation MCEIFAHQPTENYQFITRSIRIDGHATSVKLEASFWETLEEIAEYQGLSVPRFISTIYKEALEHNGEVTNFASLLRCACLIYSRKPQETLLTL, from the coding sequence ATGTGTGAAATATTTGCTCATCAGCCAACTGAAAACTACCAATTCATCACTCGCTCTATTCGAATTGATGGCCATGCTACCAGTGTAAAACTAGAAGCCAGCTTTTGGGAAACACTTGAAGAAATTGCTGAGTACCAAGGTTTAAGTGTCCCTCGATTTATTTCAACAATATACAAAGAAGCATTAGAACATAACGGAGAGGTCACTAATTTTGCCTCGTTACTTCGTTGCGCTTGTCTAATTTATTCACGTAAACCCCAAGAAACACTCTTAACTCTTTAA
- the thrS gene encoding threonine--tRNA ligase: protein MPVITLPDGSQRQFDNAVSTMDVAADIGPGLAKACIAGRVDGVRVDACDLIENDAQLEIITAKDEDGLEIIRHSCAHLLGHAVKQLFPEAKMAIGPTIDNGFYYDIDMEHSLTQEDLDKIEKRMKDLAKTKYQVIKKNVSWQEARDTFEARGETYKIEILDENVSKDDRPGLYHHEEYIDMCRGPHVPNMSFCQNFKILNVAGAYWRGNSDNKMLQRVYGTAFQDKKLLKAHLIRLEEAAKRDHRKIGKQLDLFHMQQEAPGMVFWHHNGWTIFRELEVFVREKLTQYDYQEVKGPLMMDRVLWERSGHWDKYAEAMFTTSSENREYAIKPMNCPGHVQIFNQGLKSYRDLPLRMAEFGSCHRNEPSGALHGIMRVRGFTQDDAHVFCTEAQVQQEVKSCIEMVYDTYQTFGFDNIVVKLSTRPEQRVGSDEMWDRAESDLKLALESMEIPYEIQEGEGAFYGPKIEFTLHDCLDRAWQCGTVQLDFALPERLGATYVGEDNERHTPVMIHRAILGSLERFIGILIEDYAGFFPTWLAPEQAIVMGITDKQADYVQEIAKKLQKNGFRVKADLRNEKIGFKIREHTLKRVPYMLVCGDQEMEAGEIAVRTRKGKDLGKFKIDDFVAFLQQEVSARTLNTVEE, encoded by the coding sequence ATGCCTGTAATTACTCTTCCAGACGGTTCTCAACGTCAATTCGATAACGCTGTTTCAACTATGGATGTCGCTGCTGACATCGGTCCAGGTCTTGCGAAAGCTTGTATCGCTGGTCGTGTTGATGGTGTTCGTGTTGATGCGTGCGATTTAATTGAAAATGACGCTCAACTTGAAATCATCACAGCAAAAGATGAAGACGGTTTAGAAATCATTCGTCACTCTTGTGCGCACCTTTTAGGTCACGCAGTTAAGCAGCTTTTCCCTGAAGCTAAGATGGCGATTGGTCCAACAATCGATAACGGTTTCTACTACGATATCGATATGGAGCACTCTTTAACGCAAGAAGATCTTGATAAGATTGAAAAGCGTATGAAGGATCTTGCTAAGACCAAGTACCAAGTAATTAAGAAGAACGTAAGCTGGCAAGAAGCGCGTGATACTTTTGAAGCACGCGGTGAAACTTACAAGATTGAAATCCTTGATGAAAACGTATCTAAAGACGATCGTCCAGGTTTATATCACCACGAAGAATACATTGATATGTGTCGTGGTCCTCACGTTCCTAACATGAGCTTCTGTCAGAACTTTAAGATTCTGAACGTTGCTGGTGCATATTGGCGTGGTAACAGTGACAACAAAATGCTGCAACGTGTCTATGGCACTGCATTCCAAGATAAGAAGTTGCTTAAAGCACACCTTATCCGCCTAGAAGAAGCAGCAAAGCGTGATCACCGTAAAATTGGTAAGCAGCTTGATCTGTTCCATATGCAGCAAGAAGCTCCAGGTATGGTGTTCTGGCATCACAATGGTTGGACTATCTTCCGTGAACTAGAAGTATTTGTTCGTGAAAAACTAACTCAGTACGATTACCAAGAAGTAAAAGGCCCATTGATGATGGACCGCGTACTTTGGGAACGTTCTGGTCACTGGGACAAATACGCAGAAGCGATGTTCACAACAAGTTCAGAGAACCGTGAATACGCAATTAAACCAATGAACTGTCCAGGTCACGTTCAAATCTTTAACCAAGGTCTGAAATCATACCGTGATTTACCATTACGTATGGCTGAGTTTGGCTCATGTCACCGTAATGAACCATCTGGTGCTCTACACGGCATTATGCGTGTTCGTGGCTTCACTCAAGATGATGCACACGTATTCTGTACAGAAGCACAAGTTCAACAAGAAGTTAAATCTTGTATTGAAATGGTTTATGATACATATCAGACATTTGGTTTTGATAATATCGTAGTTAAGCTGTCTACACGTCCAGAACAACGCGTTGGTTCTGATGAAATGTGGGACCGTGCTGAGTCAGATTTAAAACTTGCTCTAGAGTCAATGGAGATTCCATACGAGATTCAAGAGGGTGAGGGTGCGTTCTACGGACCGAAAATTGAATTTACTTTGCATGATTGTCTGGACCGTGCGTGGCAATGTGGTACAGTACAGCTTGATTTTGCATTACCAGAGCGTTTAGGTGCAACTTACGTTGGTGAAGATAACGAACGTCACACACCAGTGATGATTCACCGCGCGATTTTAGGTTCACTAGAGCGTTTCATTGGTATCTTAATCGAAGACTATGCAGGCTTTTTCCCAACGTGGTTAGCTCCTGAACAAGCAATTGTTATGGGAATTACGGACAAACAAGCTGATTACGTACAAGAAATTGCAAAAAAACTGCAAAAAAATGGATTTAGAGTGAAAGCGGACTTGAGAAATGAGAAGATTGGCTTTAAAATCCGTGAACATACTTTGAAGCGTGTACCGTATATGCTTGTTTGTGGCGACCAGGAGATGGAAGCTGGAGAAATTGCAGTACGTACTCGTAAAGGTAAAGATTTGGGTAAATTCAAAATTGATGATTTTGTTGCATTCCTGCAGCAAGAAGTTAGTGCCCGAACGCTCAATACTGTGGAGGAATAA
- the infC gene encoding translation initiation factor IF-3 has protein sequence MRLTGLDGESVGVVSLNEALDAALEAGVDLVEISPNAEPPVCRVMDYGKFLFEKAKAAKEQKKKQKQVQIKEIKFRPGTDIGDYQVKLRNLTGFLEDGNKVKVTIRFRGREMAHQNIGVDVLNRLKADTEEFAVVESFPTRIEGRQMIMVLAPKKK, from the coding sequence GTGCGCCTAACAGGCCTAGATGGTGAATCAGTAGGTGTCGTTTCTCTAAACGAAGCTCTGGATGCAGCACTTGAAGCTGGTGTTGACTTAGTTGAAATCAGCCCAAATGCCGAGCCACCAGTTTGTCGTGTGATGGACTATGGCAAATTCCTCTTCGAAAAGGCGAAGGCTGCTAAAGAACAGAAGAAAAAGCAAAAACAGGTTCAGATCAAGGAAATTAAATTCCGACCTGGAACTGATATTGGAGACTATCAGGTAAAACTACGCAACCTGACTGGTTTCCTTGAAGACGGCAACAAAGTGAAGGTAACAATTCGCTTCCGTGGCCGCGAAATGGCTCACCAAAACATCGGTGTTGACGTTCTTAATCGTTTGAAAGCGGATACTGAAGAATTTGCAGTAGTCGAATCTTTCCCAACGAGAATTGAAGGTCGCCAGATGATTATGGTGTTGGCCCCTAAGAAGAAGTAA
- a CDS encoding sporulation protein: MFKKLKASLGIGAAKVDTILENPELFQGDKLIGAVHIQGGDIEQKIDAIHIKLNTEIKIENDNGVSYQTFTLFHTQAVNPFIIQAGEQKKLPFTIKLPDETPITALNVRNNHCDVWVETVLDIDYALDPTDRDLLIVKPLPVAGSIIQQVEQAGFSMVKADVEKGFLNGGHFKSHSGCYQEIEFRSSGFINKKEIELSFILDGSVLHCLAEVDRSLGFNRGDQYISFSLGLNASSAEINNAVQRILRV; encoded by the coding sequence ATGTTTAAAAAATTAAAAGCGTCTCTTGGCATTGGTGCCGCAAAAGTGGATACCATTTTAGAAAATCCAGAGCTTTTCCAAGGGGATAAGCTTATCGGTGCTGTTCATATTCAAGGTGGTGATATAGAGCAGAAAATTGATGCTATTCATATCAAGCTGAACACAGAGATTAAAATTGAAAATGATAATGGTGTGAGTTATCAAACATTTACTCTATTCCATACACAAGCGGTTAATCCATTTATTATCCAAGCTGGTGAGCAGAAAAAATTACCATTTACGATTAAGTTACCTGATGAAACCCCAATTACTGCATTGAATGTTCGCAATAATCACTGCGACGTATGGGTTGAAACGGTATTAGATATTGATTATGCATTGGACCCAACGGATCGAGATCTATTGATTGTAAAACCATTACCAGTCGCTGGATCGATTATTCAGCAAGTTGAGCAAGCAGGCTTTAGTATGGTAAAAGCCGATGTTGAAAAGGGCTTTTTAAACGGAGGCCACTTCAAATCTCACTCTGGTTGTTACCAAGAAATTGAATTTAGAAGTAGTGGTTTTATTAATAAGAAAGAAATTGAATTGTCATTTATCTTAGATGGCAGTGTTCTTCATTGTTTAGCTGAGGTCGATCGTTCACTTGGGTTTAATCGTGGTGATCAATACATTTCATTTTCTTTAGGCTTAAATGCGTCTAGTGCTGAAATAAATAATGCCGTGCAACGAATTTTACGCGTATAA
- the yegD gene encoding molecular chaperone, with protein sequence MFIGFDYGTANCSVATIQNNQTKLLKLEGDNTFIPSALCAPTREAVSEYLFRIWGVQPSTDINERLLHTAISYNREEDIDVDAESMTFGQAALNMYIEDPEEVYYVKSPKSFLGVSGLRDVQVSLFEDLVTAMMKNIKNNAEQELQQDITSTVIGRPINFQGAASDEANAQAISILSRAAMRVGFKNIEFQFEPVAAGLDFEQTLTEDKTVLIVDIGGGTTDCSMIQMGPSWREHHDRTKGILSHSGSRIGGNDLDIYLAHRQFMPLLGSQSRTHKGLELPMTQFWNPIAINNIVAQLDFFGFGNRKHLMQMLNDTQEPEKVARLIKLYDEKLSYKLLRDAEQTKIALSEYAEKAVDLSYLDDGLTLNISQQCLAEAIAKPQENINKLIKEAIVQAGTTPDIIYVTGGSARSPILRSALQQQLPNIEIVGGNYFGSVTAGLAHWANYCFG encoded by the coding sequence ATGTTTATTGGATTTGACTACGGAACCGCTAACTGTTCAGTTGCGACCATTCAAAATAACCAAACAAAATTACTAAAACTAGAAGGAGATAACACATTTATTCCTTCTGCGTTATGTGCACCTACTCGTGAAGCGGTTTCTGAATATCTATTTCGTATTTGGGGTGTTCAGCCAAGTACCGATATAAATGAACGTTTGCTCCATACCGCAATTTCATACAATCGTGAAGAAGATATCGATGTTGATGCTGAGTCGATGACATTTGGTCAAGCAGCATTAAATATGTACATCGAAGATCCTGAAGAAGTGTATTACGTAAAATCACCAAAATCATTCTTAGGTGTATCTGGTTTACGTGATGTACAAGTGAGTTTATTTGAGGATCTTGTTACTGCAATGATGAAAAACATCAAGAACAATGCAGAGCAAGAACTACAGCAAGATATTACGTCGACAGTAATTGGCCGCCCAATTAACTTCCAAGGCGCAGCAAGTGACGAAGCTAATGCACAAGCAATCTCAATTTTGTCACGTGCAGCAATGCGTGTGGGTTTTAAAAATATTGAGTTTCAATTTGAGCCAGTAGCGGCAGGTTTAGACTTTGAACAAACATTAACAGAAGACAAAACGGTTCTGATTGTTGATATCGGTGGTGGTACTACGGACTGTTCAATGATTCAAATGGGGCCGTCTTGGCGTGAACACCATGATAGAACGAAAGGGATCTTATCTCACAGTGGTTCTCGTATTGGTGGTAACGACTTAGACATTTACCTAGCACACCGCCAGTTTATGCCTTTACTTGGTTCACAAAGTCGAACTCATAAAGGTTTAGAATTACCAATGACGCAGTTTTGGAACCCAATAGCCATTAACAACATTGTTGCTCAATTGGACTTCTTTGGTTTTGGTAACCGTAAACATTTAATGCAGATGCTTAATGATACTCAAGAGCCAGAAAAAGTTGCACGTTTAATTAAACTTTATGATGAAAAGTTAAGTTACAAACTGCTACGCGATGCAGAGCAAACGAAAATAGCGTTGTCAGAATACGCTGAGAAAGCGGTAGATTTAAGTTATCTTGATGACGGTTTAACATTGAATATTTCTCAACAATGTTTAGCAGAAGCAATTGCGAAACCACAAGAGAACATTAATAAGTTGATTAAAGAAGCGATTGTTCAAGCTGGTACGACACCAGATATTATTTATGTAACTGGCGGTTCTGCTCGTTCTCCAATTCTGCGTTCAGCATTACAGCAGCAATTACCAAACATTGAGATTGTTGGTGGTAATTATTTTGGTTCGGTTACAGCGGGATTAGCACATTGGGCAAATTACTGCTTTGGATAA
- a CDS encoding DUF3581 domain-containing protein, whose protein sequence is MQLNQYFSETDNSFEFTRQQASDFAKKVAGDFNPIHDVDSKRFCVPGDLLFAVLLSKTGISNKMHFDFAGMVSNGTALHINHTEQGEYSLSDDNDKVYLHVSRSGEKNLNPEFIEHVVKQYVQFSGMNFPHIMVPLMEEKQLMINCQRPLVIYESMDIEFTRLDIAAPSVEFTGATMDIEGKRGIVKLNFKFTENGEEVGHGTKRMIATGLKAYDQASIDDLVERFVALKTAYNN, encoded by the coding sequence ATGCAGTTAAATCAATATTTTTCAGAAACAGATAACTCATTTGAATTCACACGCCAACAAGCAAGCGATTTTGCGAAAAAAGTGGCTGGTGATTTTAACCCAATTCATGATGTGGATTCTAAGCGTTTCTGTGTTCCAGGTGATTTATTATTTGCAGTTTTATTATCCAAAACTGGCATCAGTAATAAAATGCACTTCGATTTTGCAGGTATGGTATCTAACGGTACAGCATTACATATTAACCACACAGAGCAAGGTGAATACTCGCTTTCAGACGATAATGATAAAGTATACCTTCACGTAAGCCGTAGCGGTGAAAAAAATCTTAACCCTGAGTTTATTGAGCATGTTGTAAAACAATATGTTCAATTTTCAGGAATGAACTTCCCTCATATCATGGTTCCATTAATGGAAGAAAAACAATTAATGATTAATTGCCAGCGCCCATTAGTAATTTATGAAAGCATGGATATCGAATTTACTCGATTAGATATTGCAGCGCCTAGTGTTGAATTCACTGGTGCAACCATGGATATCGAAGGGAAACGTGGCATTGTTAAGTTAAACTTTAAATTTACTGAAAACGGTGAAGAAGTGGGTCATGGTACTAAGCGAATGATAGCGACGGGTTTAAAGGCTTACGATCAAGCTTCTATCGATGACTTAGTCGAGCGATTTGTTGCTCTAAAAACCGCTTATAATAACTAA
- a CDS encoding glyoxalase superfamily protein encodes MTKLIHSMVRVHDLSASIKFYRDALELDIVNQYHFDDFSLTYLANSETGFELELTHNHNQDESYVHGNGYGHIAVSVDCIHTAHKRLNTYGINTSDIKSFGHEGVLLATFFFVIDPDGYKIEFIQRAGRYL; translated from the coding sequence ATGACAAAACTAATACATAGCATGGTGAGAGTGCATGACTTATCTGCCTCCATCAAATTCTACCGTGATGCACTAGAACTAGATATCGTGAATCAATATCACTTTGATGATTTTTCACTGACTTACCTTGCTAATTCTGAAACAGGATTCGAACTCGAATTAACTCATAACCACAATCAAGATGAATCCTATGTTCACGGCAACGGGTATGGGCATATCGCAGTAAGTGTGGATTGTATTCACACGGCACATAAGCGCCTAAATACATATGGTATTAACACTTCAGACATTAAATCATTTGGTCATGAAGGTGTGTTATTAGCGACGTTCTTTTTCGTTATTGATCCTGACGGCTACAAGATTGAATTTATTCAACGAGCTGGTCGTTATTTATAA
- the yqfB gene encoding N(4)-acetylcytidine aminohydrolase: MKTAPTEMTFFERFESDILSGKKVITIRDESEKDYVVGTEVEVSTYEDNRRFCRLAIDNVEPINFDDLNQYHAEQENMTLEELKNIIEEIYPNKGQLYVISYHLV; encoded by the coding sequence ATGAAAACAGCACCAACAGAAATGACGTTTTTTGAGCGTTTTGAATCAGATATTTTATCGGGTAAGAAAGTGATCACAATTCGTGATGAATCAGAAAAGGATTATGTGGTTGGAACCGAAGTTGAAGTTAGCACTTATGAAGACAATCGTCGTTTTTGCCGATTAGCTATCGATAACGTTGAACCAATCAATTTTGATGATCTTAATCAGTACCATGCTGAACAAGAGAATATGACATTAGAAGAACTTAAAAATATTATCGAAGAAATTTACCCGAATAAAGGTCAACTTTACGTTATCTCTTATCATTTAGTTTAA
- a CDS encoding IS3 family transposase (programmed frameshift): MTNQEKTKNKRTQRDYSLGFKLQLVAAIEKGDMTYKQAQNIYGIQGRSTVLTWLRKHGKMDWSQSPKIIMPKSPKAKESPAQKIKRLERELDDERMRNLLLNEVVNIMDAEHGAGLRKKYIGQGARSLQKQKMISLERASQLLGITRQCIYQQERRALKRAVELSPVKNMVQEIRRYMPRIGGKKLYFLLKPKFITHGIKLGRDNFFSYLRNECLLVKPKRSYTKTTYSKHWMKKHPNLLKEVTPQASEEVFVSDITYVQSQKGIHYLSLVTDAYSRKIMGYELSDEMKATDVVKALDMAIDSRQYQRSTIHHSDRGLQYCSKVYQEKLNKNDIKPSMTDGYDCYQNALAERINGILKQEFLLYDCKDLEELRHLVEESIFIYNEMRPHLSLGMSTPNQVHKKAKCVRT, encoded by the exons ATGACAAATCAAGAAAAAACAAAGAATAAGCGAACTCAACGCGATTATTCATTAGGCTTTAAATTGCAGCTTGTTGCCGCTATAGAAAAAGGCGATATGACCTATAAGCAAGCTCAAAACATTTATGGCATTCAAGGTCGATCTACCGTACTTACTTGGTTAAGAAAACACGGTAAGATGGACTGGTCTCAATCACCTAAGATTATTATGCCTAAATCCCCGAAAGCGAAAGAATCGCCTGCACAAAAAATTAAACGTTTAGAGCGAGAGCTTGATGATGAAAGAATGCGTAATTTATTACTTAATGAAGTAGTGAATATCATGGACGCAGAACATGGTGCAGGCCTTAGAAAAAAGTATATTG GCCAAGGAGCAAGAAGTCTTCAAAAGCAGAAAATGATCAGCTTAGAGCGAGCTAGTCAGCTACTTGGCATTACAAGACAATGTATATACCAACAAGAACGTAGAGCTCTGAAACGTGCCGTTGAACTTTCACCGGTTAAAAATATGGTGCAAGAAATTCGTCGATATATGCCTCGTATTGGAGGTAAAAAATTATATTTTTTACTTAAGCCCAAATTCATCACTCATGGCATAAAGTTAGGCAGAGATAACTTTTTTTCCTATTTAAGAAATGAGTGCTTATTAGTAAAACCTAAACGAAGTTATACAAAAACTACCTATAGTAAGCATTGGATGAAAAAACATCCTAATTTACTTAAAGAAGTAACACCTCAAGCATCTGAAGAGGTTTTTGTTAGTGATATCACTTACGTTCAATCACAAAAAGGTATTCATTATTTATCTTTAGTAACAGATGCTTATAGTCGAAAGATAATGGGATATGAATTAAGTGATGAAATGAAAGCTACTGATGTAGTCAAAGCTCTTGATATGGCGATAGATAGCCGTCAATATCAAAGGAGTACGATTCATCATTCAGACCGAGGATTACAGTATTGTTCAAAGGTTTATCAGGAAAAATTGAATAAAAATGATATTAAGCCATCAATGACGGATGGTTATGATTGCTATCAAAATGCATTAGCAGAGCGAATAAATGGGATACTTAAACAAGAGTTTCTTTTGTATGACTGTAAAGATTTAGAGGAGTTAAGGCATTTAGTTGAAGAATCTATTTTTATTTATAATGAAATGCGGCCACATTTAAGCTTGGGAATGAGTACACCAAATCAAGTACACAAAAAAGCCAAGTGCGTACGCACTTAG
- the rpmI gene encoding 50S ribosomal protein L35 yields MPKMKSNKGASKRFKKTAGGIKFKHATKRHILTKRTTKNKRQLRPNSLLPKCEVAAVARMLPYA; encoded by the coding sequence ATGCCTAAGATGAAATCAAACAAAGGTGCTTCTAAGCGTTTTAAGAAAACTGCTGGCGGTATCAAATTTAAGCACGCTACAAAACGTCACATCCTGACTAAACGTACTACTAAGAACAAGCGTCAGCTTCGTCCTAACTCTCTACTTCCAAAATGTGAAGTAGCAGCAGTTGCTCGTATGCTTCCATACGCATAA